From Dasypus novemcinctus isolate mDasNov1 chromosome 19, mDasNov1.1.hap2, whole genome shotgun sequence, a single genomic window includes:
- the EVI5L gene encoding EVI5-like protein isoform X1, which produces MASPTLSPDSSSQEALSAPTCSPTSDSENLSPDELELLAKLEEQNRLLEADSKSMRSMNGSRRNSGSSLVSSSSASSNLSHLEEDTWILWGRIANEWEEWRRRKEKLLKELIRKGIPHHFRAIVWQLLCSATDMPVKNQYSELLKMSSPCEKLIRRDIARTYPEHEFFKGQDSLGQEVLFNVMKAYSLVDREVGYCQGSAFIVGLLLMQMPEEEAFCVFVRLMQEYRLRELFKPSMAELGLCIYQFEYMLQEQLPDLNTHFRSQSFHTSMYASSWFLTLFLTTFPLPVATRVFDIFMYEGLEIVFRVGLALLQVNQMELMQLDMEGMSQYFQRVIPHQFDSCPDKLILKAYQVKYNPKKMKRLEKEYAVMKSKEMEEQIEIKRLRTENRLLKQRIETLEKESAALADRLIQGQVTRAQEAEENYVIKRELAVVRQQCSSAAEDLQKAQSTIRQLQEQQDNPRLTEDFVTHLETELEQSRLRETETLGALREMQDKVLDMEKRNSSLPDENNVARLQEELKALKVREGEAVASARELKLQLQELSDTWQAHLSRGGRWKESPRKLVLGELQDELMSVRLREAQALADGRELRQRVVELETQDHIHRNLLNRVEAERAVLQEKLQYLAAQNKGLQTQLSESRRKQAEAECKSKEEVMAVRLREADSMAAVAEMRQRIAELEIQREEGRIQGQLNHSDSSQYIRELKDQIEELKAEVRLLKGPPPFEDPLAFDGLGLARHLDEDSLPSSDEELLGVGVGAALQDALYPLSPRDARFFRRLERPAKDSEGSSDSDGDELAAPYSQGLDN; this is translated from the exons ATGGCAAGCCCCACTCTGAGCCCCGACTCCTCATCCCAGGAGGCCCTGTCAGCTCCCACCTGCTCCCCCACTTCAGACTCTGAGAACCTCAGCCCCGATGAGCTGGAGCTGCTGGCCAAACTCGAAGAGCAGAACCG GCTCCTCGAAGCCGACTCCAAGTCCATGCGCTCCATGAATGGCTCCCGGCGGAACAGTGGCTCCTCGCTGGTGTCCAGCTCCTCGGCCTCCTCCAACCTGAGCCACCTGGAAGAGGACACGTGGATCCTGTGGGGACGGATCGCCAATGAGTGGGAGGAGTGGCGGCGCAGAAAGGAGAAGCTGCTCAAG GAACTGATCCGCAAGGGCATCCCGCACCACTTCCGGGCCATCGTGTGGCAGCTCCTGTGCAGTGCCACAGACATGCCAGTCAAGAACCAATACTCCGAGCTGCTCAAGATGTCCTCACCCTGTGAGAAACTCATCCGCCGGGACATTGCCCGCACCTACCCGGAGCACGAGTTCTTCAAGGGCCAGGACAGCCTGGGCCAGGAGGTCCTCTTCAACGTCATGAAG GCATACTCCCTGGTGGACCGGGAGGTAGGCTACTGCCAGGGCAGCGCCTTCATCGTGGGCCTACTCCTAATGCAG ATGCCCGAGGAGGAGGCGTTCTGTGTGTTCGTGCGGCTGATGCAGGAGTACCGGCTGCGGGAGCTCTTCAAGCCCAGCATGGCAGAGCTGGGGCTCTGCATCTACCAGTTCGAGTACATGCTGCAG GAGCAGCTCCCGGACCTGAACACCCACTTCCGCTCCCAAAGCTTCCACACGTCCATGTACGCCTCGTCCTGGTTCCTCACGCTCTTCCTGACCACCTTCCCGCTGCCAGTCGCCACCCGGGTCTTTGACATTTTCATGTATGAG GGGCTGGAGATCGTGTTCCGGGTGGGCCTCGCCCTGCTGCAGGTGAACCAGATGGAGCTGATGCAGCTGGACATGGAGGGGATGTCCCAG TACTTCCAGAGGGTGATCCCCCACCAGTTTGACAGCTGCCCGGACAAGCTGATCCTCAAGGCCTACCAGGTCAAGTACAACCCCAAGAAGATGAAGAG GCTGGAGAAGGAGTACGCCGTCATGAAGAGCAAGGAGATGGAGGAGCAAATCGAGATCAAG AGGCTTCGAACGGAGAACCGGCTCCTGAAACAACGGATTGAGACCCTGGAGAAG GAGAGTGCTGCTCTGGCTGATAGGTTAATCCAG GGACAGGTGACACGGGCACAGGAGGCTGAGGAGAACTACGTCATCAAGCGAGAGCTGGCGGTGGTGCGACAGCAGTGCAGCTCGGCGGCCGAGGACCTACAGAAGGCGCAGAGCACCATCCGGCAATTGCAGGAGCAGCAG GACAACCCACGCCTCACAGAGGACTTCGTGACCCACCTAGAGACGGAGCTGGAGCAGTCCCGGCTGCGGGAGACCGAGACGCTGGGGGCGCTGCGGGAGATGCAGGACAAAGTTCTGGACATGGAGAAG AGGAACAGCTCGCTGCCCGATGAGAACAATGTGGCCCGGCTGCAGGAGGAGCTGAAGGCGCTCAAGGTTCGGGAGGGCGAGGCCGTCGCCTCTGCCAGAGAACTgaagctgcagctgcaggagCTCTCAGATACCTGGCAG GCTCACCTGTCCCGCGGAGGGCGCTGGAAAGAGTCCCCGCGGAAGCTGGTCCTGGGCGAGCTGCAGGACGAGCTGATGAGCGTGCGTCTGCGCGAGGCCCAGGCCCTGGCCGATGGCCGCGAGCTGCGGCAGCGCGTTGTGGAGCTCGAGACGCAG GACCACATCCACCGCAACCTGCTAAACCGCGTGGAGGCGGAGCGTGCGGTGCTGCAGGAGAAGCTGCAGTACTTGGCGGCGCAGAACAAGGGGCTGCAGACACAGCTCAGCGAAAGCCGCCGCAAGCAGGCCGAGGCCGAGTGCAAG aGCAAGGAGGAGGTCATGGCCGTGCGCCTGCGGGAGGCAGACAGCATGGCCGCTGTGGCCGAGATGCGGCAGCGCATCGCTGAGCTGGAGATCCAG AGGGAGGAGGGCCGCATCCAGGGCCAGCTGAACCACTCGGACTCGTCGCAGTACATCCGCGAGCTCAAAGACCAGATCGAAGAGCTGAAGGCCGAG GTGCGGCTGCTGAAGGGCCCGCCGCCCTTCGAGGATCCGCTGGCCTTCGACGGCCTTGGCCTGGCGCGGCACCTGGACGAGGACTCGCTGCCGTCTTCGGACGAGGAGCTGCTCGGCGTAGGCGTGGGCGCTGCACTCCAGGATGCACTCTACCCACTGTCTCCGCGCGATGCGCGCTTCTTCCGCCGTCTAGAGCGGCCGGCCAAGGACAGCGAGGGCAGCTCGGACAGCGACGGTGACGAGCTGGCCGCGCCCTATAGCCAGGGCCTGGACAACTGA
- the EVI5L gene encoding EVI5-like protein isoform X2 produces MASPTLSPDSSSQEALSAPTCSPTSDSENLSPDELELLAKLEEQNRLLEADSKSMRSMNGSRRNSGSSLVSSSSASSNLSHLEEDTWILWGRIANEWEEWRRRKEKLLKELIRKGIPHHFRAIVWQLLCSATDMPVKNQYSELLKMSSPCEKLIRRDIARTYPEHEFFKGQDSLGQEVLFNVMKAYSLVDREVGYCQGSAFIVGLLLMQMPEEEAFCVFVRLMQEYRLRELFKPSMAELGLCIYQFEYMLQEQLPDLNTHFRSQSFHTSMYASSWFLTLFLTTFPLPVATRVFDIFMYEGLEIVFRVGLALLQVNQMELMQLDMEGMSQYFQRVIPHQFDSCPDKLILKAYQVKYNPKKMKRLEKEYAVMKSKEMEEQIEIKRLRTENRLLKQRIETLEKGQVTRAQEAEENYVIKRELAVVRQQCSSAAEDLQKAQSTIRQLQEQQDNPRLTEDFVTHLETELEQSRLRETETLGALREMQDKVLDMEKRNSSLPDENNVARLQEELKALKVREGEAVASARELKLQLQELSDTWQAHLSRGGRWKESPRKLVLGELQDELMSVRLREAQALADGRELRQRVVELETQDHIHRNLLNRVEAERAVLQEKLQYLAAQNKGLQTQLSESRRKQAEAECKSKEEVMAVRLREADSMAAVAEMRQRIAELEIQREEGRIQGQLNHSDSSQYIRELKDQIEELKAEVRLLKGPPPFEDPLAFDGLGLARHLDEDSLPSSDEELLGVGVGAALQDALYPLSPRDARFFRRLERPAKDSEGSSDSDGDELAAPYSQGLDN; encoded by the exons ATGGCAAGCCCCACTCTGAGCCCCGACTCCTCATCCCAGGAGGCCCTGTCAGCTCCCACCTGCTCCCCCACTTCAGACTCTGAGAACCTCAGCCCCGATGAGCTGGAGCTGCTGGCCAAACTCGAAGAGCAGAACCG GCTCCTCGAAGCCGACTCCAAGTCCATGCGCTCCATGAATGGCTCCCGGCGGAACAGTGGCTCCTCGCTGGTGTCCAGCTCCTCGGCCTCCTCCAACCTGAGCCACCTGGAAGAGGACACGTGGATCCTGTGGGGACGGATCGCCAATGAGTGGGAGGAGTGGCGGCGCAGAAAGGAGAAGCTGCTCAAG GAACTGATCCGCAAGGGCATCCCGCACCACTTCCGGGCCATCGTGTGGCAGCTCCTGTGCAGTGCCACAGACATGCCAGTCAAGAACCAATACTCCGAGCTGCTCAAGATGTCCTCACCCTGTGAGAAACTCATCCGCCGGGACATTGCCCGCACCTACCCGGAGCACGAGTTCTTCAAGGGCCAGGACAGCCTGGGCCAGGAGGTCCTCTTCAACGTCATGAAG GCATACTCCCTGGTGGACCGGGAGGTAGGCTACTGCCAGGGCAGCGCCTTCATCGTGGGCCTACTCCTAATGCAG ATGCCCGAGGAGGAGGCGTTCTGTGTGTTCGTGCGGCTGATGCAGGAGTACCGGCTGCGGGAGCTCTTCAAGCCCAGCATGGCAGAGCTGGGGCTCTGCATCTACCAGTTCGAGTACATGCTGCAG GAGCAGCTCCCGGACCTGAACACCCACTTCCGCTCCCAAAGCTTCCACACGTCCATGTACGCCTCGTCCTGGTTCCTCACGCTCTTCCTGACCACCTTCCCGCTGCCAGTCGCCACCCGGGTCTTTGACATTTTCATGTATGAG GGGCTGGAGATCGTGTTCCGGGTGGGCCTCGCCCTGCTGCAGGTGAACCAGATGGAGCTGATGCAGCTGGACATGGAGGGGATGTCCCAG TACTTCCAGAGGGTGATCCCCCACCAGTTTGACAGCTGCCCGGACAAGCTGATCCTCAAGGCCTACCAGGTCAAGTACAACCCCAAGAAGATGAAGAG GCTGGAGAAGGAGTACGCCGTCATGAAGAGCAAGGAGATGGAGGAGCAAATCGAGATCAAG AGGCTTCGAACGGAGAACCGGCTCCTGAAACAACGGATTGAGACCCTGGAGAAG GGACAGGTGACACGGGCACAGGAGGCTGAGGAGAACTACGTCATCAAGCGAGAGCTGGCGGTGGTGCGACAGCAGTGCAGCTCGGCGGCCGAGGACCTACAGAAGGCGCAGAGCACCATCCGGCAATTGCAGGAGCAGCAG GACAACCCACGCCTCACAGAGGACTTCGTGACCCACCTAGAGACGGAGCTGGAGCAGTCCCGGCTGCGGGAGACCGAGACGCTGGGGGCGCTGCGGGAGATGCAGGACAAAGTTCTGGACATGGAGAAG AGGAACAGCTCGCTGCCCGATGAGAACAATGTGGCCCGGCTGCAGGAGGAGCTGAAGGCGCTCAAGGTTCGGGAGGGCGAGGCCGTCGCCTCTGCCAGAGAACTgaagctgcagctgcaggagCTCTCAGATACCTGGCAG GCTCACCTGTCCCGCGGAGGGCGCTGGAAAGAGTCCCCGCGGAAGCTGGTCCTGGGCGAGCTGCAGGACGAGCTGATGAGCGTGCGTCTGCGCGAGGCCCAGGCCCTGGCCGATGGCCGCGAGCTGCGGCAGCGCGTTGTGGAGCTCGAGACGCAG GACCACATCCACCGCAACCTGCTAAACCGCGTGGAGGCGGAGCGTGCGGTGCTGCAGGAGAAGCTGCAGTACTTGGCGGCGCAGAACAAGGGGCTGCAGACACAGCTCAGCGAAAGCCGCCGCAAGCAGGCCGAGGCCGAGTGCAAG aGCAAGGAGGAGGTCATGGCCGTGCGCCTGCGGGAGGCAGACAGCATGGCCGCTGTGGCCGAGATGCGGCAGCGCATCGCTGAGCTGGAGATCCAG AGGGAGGAGGGCCGCATCCAGGGCCAGCTGAACCACTCGGACTCGTCGCAGTACATCCGCGAGCTCAAAGACCAGATCGAAGAGCTGAAGGCCGAG GTGCGGCTGCTGAAGGGCCCGCCGCCCTTCGAGGATCCGCTGGCCTTCGACGGCCTTGGCCTGGCGCGGCACCTGGACGAGGACTCGCTGCCGTCTTCGGACGAGGAGCTGCTCGGCGTAGGCGTGGGCGCTGCACTCCAGGATGCACTCTACCCACTGTCTCCGCGCGATGCGCGCTTCTTCCGCCGTCTAGAGCGGCCGGCCAAGGACAGCGAGGGCAGCTCGGACAGCGACGGTGACGAGCTGGCCGCGCCCTATAGCCAGGGCCTGGACAACTGA